The following proteins are encoded in a genomic region of Euhalothece natronophila Z-M001:
- a CDS encoding type II toxin-antitoxin system VapC family toxin yields MSNELLVDTNILVYAIDEDSQFYATSRSVLQKKDKTLFTTSKNITEFLTVMTRSSGYGLSTETALNLLQKLIQQLEIIYPTPDSLATFLELVASYQPSGLKLHDFEIISIALANGICDIATFNQKDFQTITEITLFEL; encoded by the coding sequence ATGAGTAATGAGTTGCTAGTTGATACTAATATTTTAGTTTACGCGATCGATGAAGATTCCCAATTCTATGCTACTTCTCGCTCTGTATTACAAAAAAAGGATAAAACGTTATTTACAACATCAAAAAATATAACTGAGTTTCTAACAGTTATGACGCGTTCATCGGGATATGGACTAAGTACTGAAACCGCGTTAAATTTACTGCAAAAACTGATTCAGCAATTGGAAATTATTTATCCAACTCCTGATTCTTTAGCAACGTTTCTAGAATTAGTTGCATCCTATCAGCCTTCAGGTTTGAAACTCCATGATTTTGAAATTATTAGCATCGCTTTAGCAAACGGTATTTGTGACATAGCAACGTTTAATCAAAAGGATTTCCAGACCATCACTGAAATCACTTTGTTTGAACTCTAA